In Schizosaccharomyces osmophilus chromosome 2, complete sequence, the following proteins share a genomic window:
- the rna15 gene encoding RNA-binding protein Rna15, which yields MNPSCVVYVGNIPYEMAEEQVTDIFRQSGPVKSFHLVIDPESGQPKGYGFCEYHDTATAASAVRNLNNYDAGTRRLRVDFPTADQIRRLDKLVGPPSYGQYSQPYSMPSYGYNPPYNSYPPANPNYGYSAYPPAPNYFRGTPSQSTGVFGNEDIYRTLTQLAPNELDYMLSAVKALCLEAPAQAEQLLAANPQLSYAVFQSMVMKQYIPESSIGDLLVPPTSAKPPSTDIAARSFASPLMAPTSGSPYGSIPPRSSESFARPYSSYMGPYAKQPSPYVGMPTAPAVTSRGSTPASVPLSPMRGYAFPSNTGAHPPTAVGNGIRPMSISAPAVAARSPSIPISNTTSQSNATATQNEEATKAALIAQLMALTDEQISVLPQEQKEKIIEIRKAVSGK from the exons ATGAATCCATCATGTGTGGTTTACG TGGGTAATATTCCTTATGAGATGGCTGAAGAACAGGTCACTGACATCTTTAGACAAAGTGGCCCTGTAAAGTCTTTTCATCTTGTCATTGACCCAGAATCTGGGCAGCCCAAAGGCTATGGTTTTTGCGAATACCATGATACTGCTACTGCGGCTTCTGCAGTCCGGAATCTAAACAATTATGATGCAGGCACGAGGCGATTACGCGTTGACTTTCCTACAGCAGACCAAATTCGCCGACTAGACAAATTGGTTGGACCTCCTTCGTATGGACAATACTCACAGCCTTATTCTATGCCTTCCTATGGCTATAATCCTCCTTATAATTCTTACCCACCGGCTAACCCAAACTATGGTTATTCTGCTTACCCTCCAGCTCCGAATTACTTTCGAGGAACGCCATCTCAGTCCACGGGAGTGTTTGGCAACGAAGATATTTATCGCACGTTAACCCAATTAGCTCCTAATGAATTAGATTATATGCTGTCTGCTGTCAAGGCTTTATGTTTAGAAGCCCCTGCTCAAGCAGAACAGTTGCTGGCTGCTAACCCTCAGCTCAGTTATGCCGTGTTTCAATCTATGGTTATGAAACAATACATTCCTGAATCATCGATTGGCGATTTGCTAGTACCTCCCACCAGTGCTAAACCGCCTTCAACAGATATAGCGGCTCGCAGTTTTGCTAGTCCCCTAATGGCCCCTACATCGGGCTCTCCTTATGGTTCAATTCCTCCCCGATCATCAGAGTCCTTTGCGAGACCATATTCTTCATATATGGGACCATATGCAAAACAGCCCAGCCCATACGTTGGAATGCCAACTGCACCAGCTGTAACCTCAAGAGGCTCTACGCCAGCCTCTGTTCCTTTGTCTCCTATGCGCGGGTATGCTTTCCCCTCCAATACTGGTGCACACCCTCCCACTGCAGTTGGCAACGGTATACGACCTATGTCTATATCAGCTCCCGCAGTAGCTGCGCGAAGCCCTTCTATTCCAATATCAAACACTACAAGTCAGAGTAACGCTACTGCTACacaaaatgaagaagctaCTAAAGCCGCTTTAATAGCACAACTAATGGCTTTAACAGATGAACAAATAAGTGTATTACCACaggaacaaaaagaaaagatcaTTGAAATTAGAAAGGCGGTATCTGGAAAATGA
- the rad51 gene encoding RecA family recombinase Rad51/Rhp51 — protein sequence MGDTEVEVRLNEPNDANVGNAAPPANGGPDYNDDVNVETEEEGIAGPMPLQMLEGNGITSTDIKKIHDSGYYTVESIAYTPKRQLLLIKGISEAKADKLLGEASKLVPMGFTTATEYHIRRSELITITTGSKQLDTLLQGGVETGSITELFGEFRTGKSQICHTLAVTCQLPIDMGGGEGKCLYIDTEGTFRPVRLLAVADRYGLNGEEVLDNVAYARAYNADHQLELLQQAANMMSESRFSMLVVDSCTALYRTDFSGRGELSARQMHLARFMRTLQRLADEFGIAVVITNQVVAQVDGISFNPDPKKPIGGNILAHSSTTRLSLRKGRGEQRICKIYDSPCLPESEAIFAINSDGVGDPKEILAPI from the coding sequence ATGGGCGATACAGAGGTAGAAGTACGTCTCAATGAGCCGAATGATGCGAATGTAGGCAATGCTGCTCCTCCTGCTAACGGGGGTCCTGACTACAACGACGATGTAAACGTTGAaaccgaagaagaaggaattgCAGGACCCATGCCTCTTCAAATGCTTGAAGGAAACGGAATCACGTCTACTGATATTAAGAAAATCCATGACTCAGGCTACTATACGGTAGAATCGATTGCTTACACTCCCAAGCgacaattgcttttgatcAAAGGTATTTCCGAAGCTAAGGCCGACAAACTGCTAGGTGAAGCTAGTAAGCTTGTTCCCATGGGATTTACGACAGCAACGGAATATCATATTCGAAGAAGCGAGTTAATCACTATTACAACGGGATCCAAGCAATTGGACACCCTCTTACAAGGTGGAGTTGAAACAGGTAGCATTACTGAATTATTCGGTGAATTTCGTACTGGTAAAAGTCAAATCTGTCATACTTTAGCCGTTACTTGCCAATTGCCAATTGATATGGGTGGTGGAGAAGGAAAGTGTTTGTATATCGATACGGAAGGTACATTTCGTCCTGTCCGCCTTTTGGCCGTTGCTGATCGATATGGATTGAATGGCGAAGAAGTCTTAGACAATGTTGCTTATGCTCGTGCATACAACGCCGATCACCAGCTTGAATTATTGCAGCAAGCAGCCAATATGATGTCAGAATCACGGTTTTCGATGCTCGTCGTGGATAGTTGTACTGCTTTGTATCGTACGGATTTTTCTGGCCGTGGTGAGTTGTCTGCTCGTCAAATGCACCTTGCTCGTTTTATGCGTACACTTCAACGATTAGCAGATGAGTTTGGGATTGCCGTTGTGATTACCAACCAAGTAGTGGCCCAAGTCGATGGCATCTCTTTCAACCCCGATCCCAAAAAGCCTATTGGTGGTAATATCCTTGCCCACTCGAGTACGACTCGTCTTTCCTTGCGGAAAGGACGTGGTGAGCAAAGAATATGTAAAATTTACGACAGTCCATGCCTTCCTGAAAGCGAAGCCATTTTTGCCATCAATTCAGACGGTGTTGGCGATCCCAAAGAAATTCTTGCTCCCATTTAA
- the ofd2 gene encoding histone H2A dioxygenase Ofd2: MEDELFNDSCDEENEFDRALQEADQDSIHNSVSSWTQVPIESISGLSYYPNWLPPDLQNQIANVLPESLFSDTNSGRQLHLYVPFPEPIQRLNKYLPSEFLSDIWRDQPAEASIIQVYNPGDGIIPHKDLDMFADGVAIYSFFSDITMVFTLPSQKLKCDVRLQKGSLVVMHGPARYQWLHEIPFRGGDWIPLSSQDEAASSKQTWMPRNQRFSITMRRIVENHTFG, from the coding sequence ATGGAAGACGAGCTGTTTAATGACTCATGcgatgaagaaaacgagtTTGATCGAGCTTTACAAGAAGCTGATCAAGACTCCATACACAACAGTGTGAGTTCATGGACCCAAGTCCCTATAGAATCTATTTCAGGCTTGTCTTACTACCCAAATTGGCTTCCCCCGGACCTACAAAATCAAATTGCGAATGTTTTACCTGAAAGCCTGTTTTCAGATACCAACTCTGGAAGACAATTGCACCTATACGTTCCTTTCCCAGAGCCAATTCAACGCTTAAACAAGTACTTACCATCCGAGTTTTTGTCCGACATTTGGAGGGATCAACCTGCTGAAGCCTCCATCATCCAAGTTTATAATCCAGGCGATGGGATTATCCCTCACAAAGATTTGGACATGTTTGCCGATGGTGTCGCCATctactctttcttttcagacATAACTATGGTGTTTACGTTACCATCTCAAAAACTCAAATGCGATGTACGGCTACAAAAGGGAAGTTTGGTTGTCATGCATGGGCCAGCAAGATACCAATGGCTCCATGAAATACCATTTCGAGGAGGAGATTGGATTCCATTATCTTCCCAAGATGAAGCAGCATCCTCAAAACAAACTTGGATGCCAAGGAATCAACGTTTCAGCATTACTATGAGACGAATTGTAGAAAACCATACCTTTGGGTAG
- a CDS encoding protein with a role in clearing aggregate protein, with the protein MFNISKHLRLPSLYRSDPAKQDAHFDENEYVSGLRKLMHGFDLMLNDDVSGTKETFNSDTVESCIGKAGNAFYHAILGLEPTAIEEAWNCLNTAEQRAEARRKFMEIHDLRVGSYPGGYEYQLCVCDLSLMQSILGFVAGSLFDNVKSAYHLRKTFLSFTKMMEHVREVQQKKETGEIQVTNSNAQFIDEFIESGISTGYGVLTFLISLLSPSVMRVLSFFSMHGERKDAVQLLWKATTYSNMQGAIALLCLYAFNALVQSSASIVPLDYADELRRCQDGIDNVRQRYSNGAIWAVMQGKLHYLRGDPEKALELEKTRVDTSMEQIIAMKGFDTAMLFVGIRKFKEAAQAILDLEDLNSWSHSFYRFFAGCCMLQHSRELKNNGGNIEESENYLAKAIEYLKQSPTLVQKKKRRVLPVEMYLVRKVQKWEDRAAKLKVNLADAMDIPPYIELIYIFVTWCLNDPEHLLILRSELERCQCTEDDGVALQEFLLAVVERHLKNYESSRARLIRVMNMNKDYLSQANRDFWILPSAHYEMAALEWDMHALEAEREVKQQLKKAQEYHNYDLEGRLSMLTQAALQTVQSEKP; encoded by the coding sequence ATGTTCAATATCAGCAAGCACCTTCGGCTCCCTTCTCTATACAGGAGCGATCCTGCAAAGCAGGATGCTCATTTCGATGAGAATGAATATGTCTCAGGTTTGCGCAAACTTATGCACGGGTTTGACTTGATGTTGAATGACGACGTGTCTGGAACGAAAGAAACATTTAATAGCGATACAGTTGAAAGCTGCATCGGTAAGGCCGGTAATGCTTTCTATCATGCCATTTTAGGACTTGAACCAACTGctattgaagaagcatGGAATTGTCTAAATACAGCAGAACAGCGAGCTGAAGCACGTCGCAAGTTTATGGAGATTCATGACCTTCGAGTAGGAAGCTACCCAGGTGGGTATGAGTACCAACTTTGTGTTTGTGATCTTTCTCTTATGCAATCCATCTTAGGTTTTGTTGCAGGGTCTTTGTTTGATAATGTAAAGTCTGCATATCACCTTCGTAAgacatttctttcatttacaaaaatgatGGAGCATGTTCGGGAAGTTcagcaaaagaaggaaactGGAGAAATTCAAGTAACGAATTCAAATGCTCAATTCATAGACGAGTTTATTGAATCTGGTATAAGTACCGGATATGGCGTATTAACattcttgatttctttgttatCTCCTTCCGTAATGAGagtgctttcttttttttccatgcATGGTGAGCGAAAGGACGCGGTACAATTGCTGTGGAAAGCCACCACCTATTCCAATATGCAAGGAGCCATTGCGTTGCTATGTCTTTATGCCTTTAACGCTTTGGTTCAGAGTTCTGCTAGTATTGTTCCATTGGATTATGCTGATGAATTGAGGCGTTGTCAAGACGGAATTGATAACGTACGGCAGAGGTATTCCAACGGAGCAATTTGGGCCGTTATGCAAGGAAAACTTCACTACTTGAGAGGCGATCCGGAAAAAGCACTAGAGTTAGAAAAGACTCGTGTCGATACCAGCATGGAACAAATCATTGCCATGAAGGGCTTTGATACTGCCATGCTTTTTGTCGGAATCCGGAAGTTTAAGGAAGCCGCTCAAGCAATTTTAGATTTAGAAGACTTGAATTCTTGGTCGCACTCATTTTATCGATTCTTTGCCGGTTGTTGTATGTTACAACACTCCAGGGAATTAAAGAACAATGGAGGTAATATAGAAGAGTCTGAAAATTATCTGGCAAAAGCGATTGAGTACCTGAAGCAATCACCGACTTTGgttcagaagaagaagaggagaGTTCTACCTGTGGAGATGTACTTGGTTCGCAAAGTGCAAAAATGGGAAGATAGGGCTGCAAAACTAAAGGTTAATTTAGCTGATGCCATGGATATTCCTCCTTATATAGAGTTGATTTACATTTTCGTAACTTGGTGTTTGAATGATCCAGAGCATTTACTCATACTTCGGTCCGAGCTTGAGCGATGCCAGTGTACTGAAGACGATGGGGTTGCTCTCCAAGAGTTTTTGTTGGCTGTTGTTGAAAGACATCTAAAGAATTATGAATCATCTAGGGCTCGGCTAATCCGTGTCATGAATATGAATAAAGATTATCTTTCACAAGCTAATCGcgatttttggattcttccCAGTGCTCATTATGAGATGGCCGCACTTGAATGGGATATGCATGCTTTGGAAGCTGAACGAGAGGTAAAGCaacaattgaaaaaggCTCAAGAGTATCATAATTATGATTTGGAAGGAAGACTGTCCATGTTAACTCAAGCTGCCCTTCAGACAGTACAATCTGAAAAGCCGTAA
- the gpi12 gene encoding pig-L, N-acetylglucosaminylphosphatidyl inositoldeacetylase, with product MIWFWLTLAVIIMGIASVVDFSTESKSKLLKDRVLIIFAHPDDESMFFGPTLEYLSQHQNVQVHLLCLSNGNADGLGYLRQTELVNAASQYRIPKSNIQILSDKRLSDGMYERWDSIVIAKHIHKYITEKDIKLAITFDKDGISGHPNHKACFYGALNASKMVADMQLFTLKSVGFFQKYLYWLDCCRMVVVQFLSSKQKHITIEAKRQSIQTIRNAMIEGHRSQMVWFRYGWIYLSRYMFLNTLEQVVF from the exons ATGATTTGGTTCTGGTTAACTTTGGCTGTCATAATTATGGGCATAGCTTCTGTAGTAGACTTTTCTACTGAAAGTAAAAGCAAGCTGCTTAAAGACCGTGTCCTAATCATATTTGCGCATCCTGATGATGAAAGCATGTTTTTTGGACCTACTCTGGAGTATCTAAGCCAGCATCAAAATGTGCAAGTGCATCTCTTATGCTTGTCCAACG gaAACGCTGATGGCCTTGGATATCTTCGACAAACCGAACTTGTTAATGCAGCTTCTCAATATCGAATCCCAAAAAGCAACATTCAGATTCTCTCTGACAAAAGGCTAAGCGATGGCATGTACGAACGATGGGATTCCATTGTGATTGCCAAACACATTCATAAGTACATAACGGAAAAGGACATCAAGTTG GCAATTACGTTTGACAAAGATGGTATTTCGGGACATCCAAATCACAAAGCTTGCTTTTACGGTGCTCT AAATGCCTCCAAAATGGTTGCTGACATGCAGCTCTTCACTTTGAAGTCAGTgggattttttcaaaaatatttgtaCTGGCTCGATTGTTGTCGAATGGTTGTTGTTCAGTTTCTTTCTAGTAAACAGAAGCACATTACGATTGAAGCCAAAAGACAATCCATACAGACCATACGCAATGCCATGATTGAAGGCCACCGTAGCCAAATGGTATGGTTTCGTTATGGATGGATTTACTTGTCCCGTTACATGTTTTTAAACACTCTTGAACAAGTCGTATTTTGA
- the cdc5 gene encoding Prp19 complex subunit Cdc5 has translation MFKGGAWKNTEAAVSKYGKNQWARISSLLVRKTPKQCKARWYEWIDPSIKKTEWSREEDEKLLHLAKLLPTQWRTIAPIVGRTATQCLERYQKLLDDLEARENEELGLTTGEGAEAAPPVNDPNSRLRFGDAEPNLETLPALPDAIDMDEDEKEMLSEARARLANTQGKKAKRKDREKQLELTKRLSQLQKRRELKAAGVNIKLNRRRKNEMDYNASIPFEKKPAIGFYDTSEEDRKNLRDRQNENQKLLERGLKSKESINDRGHFERPKPAEKAKRPNNDAHDEKMRRLAEAEQTSKRRKLNLPAPQVNEDELDKVVKLGFAGDRARSMADTTTAAGHSTGLVGNYSQLERSTQLRTPRSGALEGKEDALLVEARNQLLKNREQSSLLGEENTPLDSGGTGFSSAKPERSAAGTALEGLPYSQATPYRTPRDTFAINKASQNAQAIADTKAKKLRAKELMSLLAKLPKPRDDYELIEPRFADETEELPEENMEEDAADRERRIQEHLAHMDRLAQERQSQVIQKGLPRPNIIQPSSWKRACKSDSSAESLVFQELFALAASDGISHPTSSMKIKEKIKKVEELPNSELNKCKAMVLQEMEFAQDKLEKNAFDKDFLEAHDSIHNTSNLLPGLVVYEEDDEDVQSAEKIYTFILHKSLAQDAISCNRLENVVGERLQTLLERSSFLLSKISHAHQALEMEKRNLSCYEMLWKQESENAPHRLEVLEREVSFISQINTYAQQEYALRVQSH, from the exons ATGTTTAAAGGAG GTGCTTGGAAAAATACAGAG GCTGCGGTCAGTAAATACGGAAAAAACCAGTGGGCTCGAATTAGTTCTTTGCTGGTTCGCAAAACCCCCAAACAATGCAAGGCCCGCTGGTACGAATGGATTGATCCTAGCATTAAAAAG ACAGAATGGAGCcgtgaagaagatgaaaagcTGCTACATTTGGCCAAGCTGTTGCCGACGCAGTGGCGGACGATCGCTCCTATTGTAGGCCGTACTGCTACTCAGTGCCTAGAAAGGTATCAGAAACTTTTAGATGACTTGGAAGCTCGGGAAAATGAAGAGCTTGGTCTTACTACTGGTGAGGGTGCGGAAGCTGCTCCTCCTGTCAATGATCCTAATTCACGGCTTCGCTTTGGAGACGCTGAGCCCAACTTAGAAACCCTTCCGGCCCTACCAGATGCCATTGATATGGATGaggatgaaaaggaaatgttGAGTGAAGCTCGTGCTCGTCTTGCAAATacacaaggaaaaaaggCTAAGCGCAAGGACCGtgaaaaacaattggaACTTACGAAACGACTTTCTCAATTGCAAAAGCGTCGTGAGTTAAAGGCTGCTGGTGTAAA CATTAAACTCAACcgaagaaggaaaaacgaaatgGATTATAATGCTTCAATTCCATTCGAAAAAAAGCCTGCCATTGGGTTCTACGATACTTCCGAAGAAGACCGTAAGAATTTACGAGATAggcaaaatgaaaatcaaaaacttttggaaCGTGGTCTGAAGAGTAAAGAAAGCATAAATGATCGCGGACATTTTGAGCGACCAAAGCCTGccgaaaaagcaaaacgaCCCAATAATGATGCTCATGATGAGAAAATGAGACGTTTAGCTGAAGCCGAGCAGACGAGTAAAAGACGGAAATTAAATTTACCGGCACCACAGGTCAATGAGGATGAGCTGGATAAGGTAGTCAAACTGGGATTCGCTGGTGACCGTGCACGTTCCATGGCTGATACGACAACAGCTGCAGGCCACAGTACTGGATTGGTTGGTAATTACTCTCAACTCGAGCGATCCACACAATTACGTACTCCCCGTAGTGGTGCtttagaaggaaaagaagacgCACTTTTAGTTGAAGCGAGGAATCAGTTATTGAAAAACCGAGAACAGTCATCGTTGTTGGGAGAAGAAAACACTCCATTAGATTCTGGAGGTACCGGATTTTCCAGTGCTAAACCCGAACGTTCTGCTGCAGGTACAGCTCTTGAAGGGTTACCTTACAGCCAGGCCACTCCTTATCGTACACCACGTGATACATTTGCGATTAATAAAGCTAGTCAAAATGCTCAGGCTATTGCTGACACAAAAGCTAAAAAATTAAGGGCAAAAGAATTAATGAGTTTACTTGCCAAACTACCAAAGCCTAGAGATGATTATGAATTAATAGAACCTAGATTTGCTGatgaaacagaagaatTACCAGAGGAGAATATGGAGGAAGATGCCGCTGATCGTGAACGTCGTATTCAGGAACACTTGGCACATATGGATCGATTAGCTCAAGAGCGCCAATCGCAGGTCATACAAAAAGGTCTGCCTAGGCCCAACATTATTCAACCATCTTCTTGGAAAAGGGCATGCAAAAGTGACTCTTCTGCAGAAAGCCTTGTGTTTCAAGAATTGTTTGCACTTGCTGCATCTGATGGCATCAGCCATCCTACCAGCAgcatgaaaataaaagaaaagataaagaagGTTGAAGAGTTGCCTAATTCTGAGTTGAACAAGTGTAAGGCAATGGTATTACAAGAAATGGAATTCGCGCAAGAcaaattagaaaagaatgcGTTTGATAAAGACTTTTTGGAAGCTCACGACTCTATTCATAATACATCCAATTTATTGCCTGGATTAGTAGtttatgaagaagatgacgAAGATGTTCAAAGCGCCGAAAAAATCTATACATTTATACTCCATAAAAGTCTTGCACAAGATGCCATTTCCTGCAATAGATTAGAAAATGTGGTAGGAGAGCGTTTACAAACATTGTTGGAAAGATCTAGCTTTTtattatcaaaaatttcCCATGCACATCAAGCTTTGGagatggaaaaaagaaacctttCTTGTTACGAAATGCTTTGGAAGCAGGAGTCGGAAAATGCTCCTCACCGCTTAGAAGTTTTGGAACGGGAAGTGAGCTTTATTTCACAGATTAATACTTATGCTCAACAAGAGTACGCATTGCGGGTACAAAGTCATTAA
- the mrpl9 gene encoding mitochondrial ribosomal protein subunit L3 has product MNLASIFHRSCLSFRPIHLRGYAQSATAIPKRIIQDSPEAAHARRHLLPRTGVILLKKGMTSAWDNETGKWIPLTILQFDRVQAMASRTKEKHGYYAVQMGAGIRKPHALTKADQGQFFASGVFPKMHIKEFQVRDESGLIPSGTELNADYFQPKQYVDIKGVTKGKGFAGVMKRWGFAGGNASHGASLSHRTAGSTGQNTTPGRVLPGRKMAGHMGHKSSTIEHILVWDVDPDLNCILVRGAVPGPNKSPVYVYDTRKR; this is encoded by the coding sequence ATGAATCTTGCATCCATTTTTCATCGCTCATGTTTGAGTTTTCGCCCGATACATTTGCGTGGGTATGCACAAAGCGCAACTGCAATCCCTAAACGAATAATACAAGATTCACCAGAAGCAGCACATGCAAGGCGCCACTTGCTCCCAAGGACGGGTGTGATTTTACTTAAGAAAGGAATGACTAGTGCATGGGACAATGAAACAGGAAAGTGGATCCCATTGACGATTTTACAATTTGATCGCGTCCAAGCTATGGCGAGCCgtacaaaggaaaagcacGGTTATTACGCTGTTCAAATGGGTGCGGGCATAAGAAAGCCTCACGCTCTTACAAAAGCTGATCAGGGTCAGTTCTTCGCTAGTGGTGTTTTCCCTAAGATGCATATTAAAGAATTTCAAGTTCGTGATGAATCAGGACTCATACCCTCGGGCACTGAATTGAATGCGGATTACtttcaaccaaaacaaTACGTTGATATTAAGGGAgttacaaaaggaaaagggTTTGCTGGTGTCATGAAACGATGGGGATTTGCAGGAGGAAACGCGTCTCACGGTGCTTCCTTGTCGCATCGTACTGCCGGTTCAACAGGTCAAAATACCACCCCGGGTCGTGTTCTCCCAGGCCGTAAAATGGCAGGCCATATGGGTCACAAAAGTTCAACAATTGAACATATTTTAGTCTGGGATGTAGACCCTGATCTTAATTGCATTCTAGTTCGAGGTGCTGTTCCTGGACCCAACAAGAGCCCTGTCTATGTTTACGATACGCGCAAAAGATAA
- the rpl22 gene encoding 60S ribosomal protein L22, translating into MVKKAAKVSNKYVIDATAAVNDKIFDISAFEKYLIDRIKVDGKTGNLGSSVVVSREGSSKVAVIAHIDFSGRYLKYLTKKFLKKHSLRDWLRVVSTKKGVYELRYYNVVVGNDEEEQQ; encoded by the exons ATGGTT AAAAAAGCAGCAAAGGTTAGCAACAAGTACGTTATCGACGCTACTGCTGCCGTCAATGACAAGATCTTTGATATCTCCGCTTTCGAAAAGTACTTGATCGACCGCATCAAGGTCGATGGCAAGACTGGTAACTTGGGCTCTTCCGTCGTTGTTTCTCGTGAAGGCTCCAGCAAGGTTGCTGTCATTGCTCACATCGACTTCTCTGGTCGTTACTTGAAGTACTTGACCAAGAAGTTCTTGAAGAAGCACTCT CTCCGTGACTGGCTTCGTGTCGTTTCCACCAAGAAGGGTGTCTACGAGTTGCGTTACTACAACGTCGTTGTCGGCAACGACGAAGAGGAACAGCAATAA
- the rpp101 gene encoding ribosomal protein P1 Rpp101, whose protein sequence is MSASELATSYSALILADEGIEITSDKLLSLTKAANVEVEPIWATIFAKALEGKDLKELLLNIGSGAGAAPVAAPAPAAGEAPAAEKKEEAKAEEESDEDMGFGLFD, encoded by the exons ATGTCTGCCTCTGAACTTGCTACTAGTTATTCAGCTCTCATTTTGGCTGACGAGGGTATTGAAATCACT TCTGACAAGCTCTTGTCTTTGACCAAGGCTGCCAATGTCGAAGTTGAACCCATCTGGGCTACCATTTTCGCTAAGGCTCTTGAAGGCAAGGACCTTAAGGAACTTCTCTTAAACATTGGTTCCGGTGCCGGTGCTGCTCCCGTTGCTGCCCCTGCCCCTGCTGCTGGTGAAGCTCCTGCTGCtgagaagaaggaagaggCCAAGGccgaagaagaatcagACGAAGATATGGGCTTCGGTTTGTTCGACTAA
- a CDS encoding Rab GTPase binding has protein sequence MTDFNKPNVEIEQDEAENLLRMDPVQSSFDVETRPVEPDTFAGESVVETRYTGGDTLDEPIRVTLLNEFRAIGEKLIYILYPKNAQVLRDWDLWGPLIFSLVISLCLALPASRADRESIFTVVFALIWFGEAICSLNIKLLGANISIFQSICILGYSSFPLVISSAVCSFLDQLYIRIPVNVAMYAWATFASLGVLQNSNLVNKKFLAAYPLFLFYFSLSWIIYL, from the coding sequence ATGACAGATTTTAATAAGCCTAATGTAGAAATTGAGCAAGATGAAGCGGAGAATTTGCTTCGTATGGATCCAGTTCAATCTAGTTTCGACGTTGAAACAAGACCTGTAGAACCTGATACGTTTGCTGGTGAATCGGTTGTTGAAACTAGATATACAGGCGGCGATACATTAGATGAACCTATTCGAGTTACTTTGCTTAACGAATTTCGAGCAATCGGCGAAAAACTAATTTACATCCTGTATCCCAAAAATGCCCAAGTGTTGAGAGATTGGGACTTATGGGGGCCTTTAATATTCTCTCTGGTTATATCTTTATGCCTTGCTCTTCCTGCATCAAGAGCAGATCGAGAATCTATTTTTACGGTTGTCTTTGCTCTCATTTGGTTTGGCGAGGCTATCTGTTCTTTAAACATCAAACTCTTGGGTGCTAACATTAGCATTTTCCAGTCTATTTGTATCCTTGGTTACTCTTCATTCCCCCTCGTAATCTCTTCAGCcgtttgttcttttctcGATCAACTTTATATTCGCATACCTGTTAACGTAGCTATGTATGCGTGGGCTACTTTTGCTTCTCTAGGCGTATTGCAAAATTCCAACCTTGTCAATAAGAAGTTCTTGGCGGCTTATCctctctttttattttacttttccttGTCTTGGATCATCTATTTATAA
- the bet3 gene encoding TRAPP I, II and III complex Rab GEF subunit Bet3, which yields MSKSKVGEDVYKKVEKVNAELFVLTYGSIVAQLCRDMSYEHVNEELEKMGYNIGIRLIEDFLARTEWQRCVDFRETAETVAKVGFKMFLNVTPVVTDWSEEDKTFTLTLDDNPLGEFVELPVEARSKLWYSNILCGVIRGTLEMVQMDVDAYFVHDILRGDEHTNLKVHLKQILKEEIPAGDD from the exons ATGTCAAAATCCAAAGTAGGAGAGGATGTTTATAagaaagtagaaaaagtG AATGCCGAACTATTCGTATTAACCTATGGCTCCATCGTCGCTCAGTTGTGTCGAGACATGAGCTATGAACATGTAAATGaggaattagaaaaaat GGGGTATAACATTGGAATTCGGCTCATTGAAGATTTCTTGGCTAGAACTGAATGGCAGCGTTGTGTAGACTTTCGGGAGACTGCCGAAACGGTAGCCAAGGTGGGCTTTAAAATGTTCTTGAACGTAACGCCCGTTGTAACAGACTGGTCGGAAGAGGACAAGACATTCACGCTCACTCTTGATGACAATCCATTGGGAGAATTTGTAGAATTGCCAGTCGAAGCTCGCTCGAAGTTATGGTACTCCAACATCTTGTGTGGAGTTATTCGTGGTACTCTTGAAATG GTTCAAATGGATGTTGACGCTTATTTCGTTCATGACATTTTACGGGGAGATGAGCACACGAATCTGAAGGTTCATCTGAAACAGATTCTGAAGGAAGAAATTCCTGCTGGAGATGATTAA